A stretch of Fulvia fulva chromosome 4, complete sequence DNA encodes these proteins:
- a CDS encoding Proteasome subunit beta type-7 — MNHLPQVWGRPRDDIYGAYNPSYLPQSHGGTQQPIQHTQQPIVTGTSVIALKFSTGVVIAADNLASYGSLARFTDVHRLKPFNRKSVVGVGGDVSDMQYLDRLLKSLDVEENYSSGSHTADEEAADPAMMSAKNLHTYLAKVMYKRRTDFNPLWNALLVAGLDEKNKPFIASADLLGTTFSAPTMATGFGAHLAQPILRRAVPDEEASQKLSREQAVQTVKDCMKVLFYRDARSMNEYSIAVIDEKGVELKEDEKLENQSWDFADKIRGYGTQTV; from the exons ATGAACCACCTTCCTCAAGTCTGGGGCAGA CCCAGAGATGACATCTACGGCGCATACAACCCATCCTACCTCCCACAGTCGCACGGCGGCACACAGCAGCCCATCCAGCACACACAACAACCCATCGTGACCGGCACCTCAGTCATCGCCCTCAAGTTCAGCACCGGCGTCGTGATCGCAGCAGACAACCTCGCATCATATGGCTCACTCGCACGATTCACCGACGTCCATCGCCTCAAGCCCTTCAACCGCAAGTCAGTGGTCGGTGTCGGAGGTGATGTCTCGGACATGCAGTATCTCGACCGCCTGCTCAAATCACTCGATGTGGAGGAGAACTACTCGTCAGGCTCACACACCGCCGACGAGGAGGCTGCCGATCCAGCAATGATGAGCGCGAAGAACCTGCACACATACCTGGCTAAGGTCATGTACAAGAGGCGGACAGACTTCAACCCGCTGTGGAACGCTCTGCTGGTGGCGGGTCTAGATGAGAAGAACAAGCCATTCATCGCATCCGCAGATCTGCTCGGCACAACCTTCAGCGCACCGACGATGGCTACTGGATTCGGTGCACATCTGGCACAGCCGATTCTGCGACGTGCGGTTCCGGATGAGGAGGCGAGCCAGAAGTTGAGCAGAGAGCAGGCCGTACAGACTGTCAAGGACTGCATGAAGGTGCTGTTCTACAGAGATGCACGAAGCATGAACGAATACAGCATTGCTGTGATCGATGAGAAGGGTGTGGAGCTGAAGGAGGATGAGAAACTCGAGAACCAGAGCTGGGACTTCGCGGATAAGATCAGAGGCTACGGTACTCAGACCGTATAG